In one window of Streptomyces sp. NBC_01224 DNA:
- the ileS gene encoding isoleucine--tRNA ligase: MTSPQYHQVPAQVDLPALEHAVLDFWRESKVFAKSLEQSEGRPEWVFYEGPPTANGMPGAHHIEARVFKDVFPRFRTMQGYHVGRKAGWDCHGLPVELAVEKELGFNGKKDIEAYGIAEFNARCRESVTRHTDAFTELTTRMGYWVDLDDAYRTMDPEYVESVWWSLKEIFNKGLLVQDHRVAPWCPRCGTGLSDHELAQGYETVVDPSVFVRFPLTSGPLAGDASLLVWTTTPWTLVSNTAVAAHPDVTYVVATNGEEKLVVAQPLVEKALGEGWETTGQTFTGREMERWTYERPFTLVDFPAEAHYIVNAEYVTTEDGTGLVHQSPAFGADDLVVCKAYGLPVVNPVRPDGTFEEDLPLVGGVFFKKADEALTEDLASRGKLFRHVPYEHSYPHCWRCHTALLYYAQPSWYIRTTAIKGRLLEENEKTNWFPDSVKHGRFGDWLNNNVDWALSRNRYWGTPLPIWRCEDSHLTCVGSRAELSELTGADLSGLDPHRPFIDEITFTCSHENCQLEAYRVPEVIDAWYDSGSMPFAQWGYPYRNKEIFESRYPAQFISEAIDQTRGWFYTLMAVGTLVFDKSSYENVVCLGHILAEDGRKMSKHLGNILQPIPLMDQHGADAVRWFMAAGGSPWAARRVGHNTIQEVVRKTLLTYWNTVAFQALYARTSNWAPTAADPAPADRTVLDRWLLSELNALVDQVTQALEGYDTQRAGKLLSAFVDDLSNWYVRRSRRRFWQGDKAALRTLHEVIETVTRLMAPLTPFITERVWQDLVAPVTPDAPESVHLSTWPKADLAAIDPTLSTQMALVRRLVELGRATRAESGVKTRQPLSRALVAAAGFESLSPELHAQITEELNVSSLASLSEVGGSLVDTTAKANFRALGKRFGKGVQAVAKAVANADAAALSLALREGTASVEVDGETVTLSPDEVIITETPREGWSVASDSGATVALDLEITPELRRAGLARDAIRLIQEARKNSGLDVADRIAVRWTSTSPATVEALTEHAALIADEVLALDYAQGEADEAYGAPFEDEGLSLTFRLRKTEQ, from the coding sequence ATGACATCGCCGCAGTACCACCAGGTACCCGCCCAGGTCGACCTGCCCGCGCTGGAGCACGCCGTGCTCGATTTCTGGCGCGAGAGCAAGGTCTTCGCCAAGAGCCTCGAACAGTCCGAGGGCCGCCCCGAGTGGGTCTTCTACGAGGGCCCGCCCACCGCCAACGGTATGCCCGGCGCCCACCACATCGAGGCCCGCGTCTTCAAGGACGTCTTCCCCCGCTTCCGCACCATGCAGGGCTACCACGTCGGCCGCAAGGCCGGCTGGGACTGCCACGGACTGCCGGTCGAGCTCGCGGTCGAGAAGGAGCTGGGCTTCAACGGCAAGAAGGACATCGAGGCGTACGGCATCGCCGAGTTCAACGCCAGGTGCCGCGAGTCCGTGACCCGTCACACCGACGCGTTCACCGAGCTCACGACCCGGATGGGCTACTGGGTCGACCTCGACGACGCCTATCGCACGATGGACCCCGAGTACGTCGAGTCGGTGTGGTGGTCGCTGAAGGAGATCTTCAACAAGGGCCTGCTGGTCCAGGACCACCGCGTCGCCCCCTGGTGCCCCCGCTGCGGCACCGGCCTCTCGGACCACGAGCTGGCGCAGGGTTACGAGACCGTGGTCGACCCGTCGGTCTTCGTACGCTTCCCGCTCACCTCCGGCCCGCTGGCCGGCGATGCCTCGCTCCTCGTCTGGACGACCACCCCCTGGACCCTGGTCTCCAACACCGCCGTCGCCGCGCACCCCGACGTCACCTACGTCGTCGCGACCAACGGCGAGGAGAAGCTCGTCGTCGCGCAGCCGCTCGTCGAGAAGGCGCTGGGCGAGGGCTGGGAGACCACCGGTCAGACCTTCACCGGCCGCGAGATGGAGCGCTGGACGTACGAGCGGCCGTTCACCCTCGTGGACTTCCCGGCCGAGGCGCATTACATCGTCAACGCCGAGTACGTGACGACCGAGGACGGTACGGGTCTGGTCCACCAGTCCCCCGCCTTCGGCGCCGACGACCTCGTCGTCTGCAAGGCGTACGGCCTCCCGGTCGTGAACCCGGTCCGCCCCGACGGCACCTTCGAGGAGGACCTGCCGCTGGTCGGCGGCGTCTTCTTCAAGAAGGCCGACGAGGCGCTCACCGAGGACCTGGCCTCCCGCGGCAAGCTCTTCCGGCACGTCCCGTACGAGCACAGCTACCCGCACTGCTGGCGCTGCCACACCGCGCTGCTCTACTACGCGCAGCCGTCCTGGTACATCCGTACGACCGCCATCAAGGGCCGGCTCCTCGAAGAGAACGAGAAGACGAACTGGTTCCCGGACTCGGTCAAGCACGGCCGCTTCGGTGACTGGCTCAACAACAACGTCGACTGGGCACTGTCCCGCAACCGCTACTGGGGCACCCCGCTGCCGATCTGGCGCTGCGAGGACAGCCACCTCACCTGCGTCGGCTCGCGCGCCGAGCTGAGCGAGCTCACCGGCGCCGATCTCTCCGGTCTCGACCCGCACCGCCCGTTCATCGACGAGATCACGTTCACGTGCTCGCACGAGAACTGCCAGCTGGAGGCGTACCGCGTCCCCGAGGTCATCGACGCCTGGTACGACTCGGGCTCGATGCCGTTCGCGCAGTGGGGCTACCCGTACAGGAACAAGGAGATCTTCGAGAGCCGCTACCCGGCGCAGTTCATCTCGGAGGCCATCGACCAGACCCGTGGCTGGTTCTACACGCTGATGGCGGTCGGCACGCTGGTCTTCGACAAGTCGTCGTACGAGAACGTGGTCTGCCTGGGCCACATCCTCGCCGAGGACGGCCGCAAGATGTCCAAGCACCTCGGGAACATCCTGCAGCCGATCCCCCTCATGGATCAGCACGGCGCGGACGCGGTGCGCTGGTTCATGGCGGCGGGCGGCTCCCCGTGGGCGGCGCGCCGCGTCGGCCACAACACGATCCAGGAGGTCGTCCGCAAGACCCTCCTGACGTACTGGAACACGGTCGCCTTCCAGGCCCTGTACGCCCGTACGTCGAACTGGGCGCCGACCGCGGCCGACCCCGCCCCCGCGGACCGCACGGTCCTGGACCGCTGGCTGCTGAGCGAGCTGAACGCGCTGGTGGACCAGGTCACGCAGGCTCTGGAGGGTTACGACACCCAGCGCGCCGGCAAGCTCCTGTCCGCGTTCGTCGACGATCTGTCCAACTGGTACGTACGCCGCTCGCGCCGCCGCTTCTGGCAGGGCGACAAGGCGGCCCTGCGCACCCTGCACGAGGTCATCGAAACGGTGACCCGGCTGATGGCCCCGCTCACCCCGTTCATCACCGAGCGGGTCTGGCAGGACCTGGTGGCTCCGGTCACCCCGGACGCCCCCGAGTCGGTCCACCTCTCCACCTGGCCCAAGGCGGACCTCGCGGCGATCGACCCGACGCTCTCCACCCAGATGGCGCTGGTGCGCCGCCTGGTCGAGCTGGGCCGGGCCACCCGTGCCGAGTCGGGAGTCAAGACCCGTCAGCCGCTGTCCAGGGCCCTGGTCGCGGCGGCGGGCTTCGAGTCCCTCTCCCCCGAGCTGCACGCCCAGATCACGGAGGAGCTGAACGTCTCCTCGCTGGCCTCCCTCTCCGAAGTCGGCGGTTCGCTGGTCGACACCACCGCGAAGGCGAACTTCCGTGCGCTCGGCAAGCGGTTCGGCAAGGGCGTCCAGGCGGTCGCCAAGGCCGTCGCGAACGCCGACGCGGCAGCCCTCTCGCTGGCCCTGCGCGAGGGCACGGCGTCGGTCGAGGTGGACGGCGAGACGGTCACTCTCTCCCCCGACGAGGTGATCATCACCGAGACGCCGCGCGAGGGCTGGTCGGTGGCGTCCGACTCGGGTGCGACGGTCGCCCTGGACCTGGAGATCACCCCGGAACTGCGACGCGCGGGCCTCGCCCGTGACGCGATCCGCCTCATCCAGGAGGCCCGCAAGAACAGCGGCCTGGACGTCGCGGACCGCATCGCCGTCCGCTGGACATCCACCTCCCCCGCCACGGTGGAAGCCCTGACCGAGCACGCGGCCCTGATCGCGGACGAGGTTCTGGCGCTGGACTACGCCCAGGGCGAGGCGGACGAGGCATACGGCGCCCCGTTCGAGGACGAGGGCCTGTCCCTGACGTTCCGCCTCCGCAAGACGGAGCAGTAG
- a CDS encoding TraR/DksA family transcriptional regulator — MVAKKTAAKKSASARSTGAAAGRTSGEAGAQGGSQADAEPVPEAGPTAAAVKKAAAKKTAARKRAAPVEHAAQAKKAPAKKSAAKKASKKAAAAATVAAEAAEQTGAHTVVAKKSAARTRTAGKGAAPVPPARGVATTVPGELAVRPGEDPWTLEEVEEARAVLSSEIMRLRSELEAASAALAGLMRDSGDGAGDDEADTGTKNITREHEMSLAANAQEMLDQTERALARLDAGTYGLCEVCGNPIGKARMQAFPRATLCVEDKQKQERRG; from the coding sequence ATGGTGGCGAAGAAGACCGCCGCAAAGAAGTCGGCGTCAGCGAGATCCACGGGTGCGGCGGCCGGGAGGACGAGCGGAGAGGCGGGTGCGCAGGGCGGTTCGCAGGCGGATGCGGAGCCCGTCCCCGAGGCCGGCCCGACGGCGGCGGCCGTGAAGAAGGCGGCTGCGAAGAAGACCGCAGCCCGGAAGCGGGCGGCGCCCGTCGAGCACGCGGCGCAGGCCAAGAAGGCACCTGCGAAGAAGAGCGCGGCCAAGAAGGCTTCGAAGAAAGCCGCTGCGGCGGCCACGGTGGCGGCCGAGGCCGCCGAGCAGACGGGAGCCCACACGGTGGTAGCCAAGAAGAGCGCGGCCCGGACCCGCACGGCCGGCAAGGGTGCGGCGCCCGTGCCCCCGGCCCGGGGAGTCGCCACGACAGTCCCCGGCGAGCTGGCGGTCCGGCCGGGTGAGGACCCCTGGACGTTGGAAGAGGTCGAAGAGGCACGGGCCGTGCTGAGCAGCGAGATCATGCGGCTGCGCAGTGAGCTGGAGGCCGCGAGTGCCGCACTCGCCGGGCTGATGCGCGACTCCGGCGACGGGGCGGGTGACGACGAGGCGGACACCGGCACCAAGAACATCACTCGCGAGCACGAGATGTCGCTCGCCGCCAACGCCCAGGAGATGCTGGACCAGACCGAGCGGGCCCTGGCCAGGCTCGACGCCGGGACGTACGGACTGTGCGAGGTCTGCGGCAATCCGATCGGCAAGGCGCGGATGCAGGCGTTCCCACGCGCCACGCTCTGCGTCGAGGACAAACAGAAGCAGGAGCGCCGCGGTTGA
- the lspA gene encoding signal peptidase II has translation MAEAERIIGTPDIPDAEGTEGDVAESGVEETVPSRGKRKIMVLFAVAVFAYLLDLISKMIVVAKLEHHPPVEILGDWLKLDAIRNAGAAFGIGEAFTIIFTFIAATVIVVIARLARKLYSLPWAIALGLLLGGALGNLTDRIFRAPGTFQGAVVDFIAPAHFAVFNLADSAIVCGGILIVILSFKGLDPDGTVHKD, from the coding sequence GTGGCAGAGGCGGAGCGCATCATCGGTACGCCGGACATCCCCGATGCTGAGGGGACCGAAGGGGACGTGGCCGAGAGCGGGGTCGAGGAGACGGTCCCGAGCAGGGGAAAGCGGAAGATCATGGTGCTCTTCGCCGTGGCCGTCTTCGCCTATCTGCTCGACCTGATCAGCAAGATGATCGTGGTCGCGAAGCTGGAACACCACCCGCCGGTCGAGATCCTCGGCGACTGGCTGAAGCTCGATGCGATCCGTAACGCGGGCGCCGCGTTCGGCATCGGTGAGGCCTTCACGATCATCTTCACCTTCATCGCGGCGACCGTCATCGTCGTGATCGCCCGCCTGGCCCGCAAGCTCTACAGCCTGCCGTGGGCCATCGCACTCGGCCTGCTGCTCGGCGGTGCGCTCGGCAACCTCACCGACCGCATCTTCCGCGCTCCCGGCACCTTCCAGGGCGCGGTGGTGGACTTCATCGCCCCCGCACACTTCGCCGTCTTCAACCTCGCCGACTCCGCGATCGTCTGCGGCGGCATCCTGATCGTGATCCTTTCCTTCAAGGGCCTGGACCCCGACGGCACCGTGCACAAGGACTAG